The genomic segment aagtcgtaaaaatatttaacgtaaacttaaacgtaaatgcggaaaactagcgctgatcctcgggttatgtacaccttcagtccagcaagatcaaccatcaagtccctcaacaATATCATGATCATGCTCACCTATATCGATCATACCTAGTGAATCTATTGACTTAGCAAACCATAACCATaataacgaataatacatatacaatcaatgcaacagtgaaaatatttttacttaacaTAGTATTTCATGAACACGCATAACATacacatttttcctttcatcgtaTACAGTTCCTTTTTCACCATAGACACATAcgtatatatttttcattttctttgaattcagataattaattgtgacttttcgtATCAACTGaaggttgatggatccatctatgtgtaaccacagtactagggcGGCGGGGAcgtcagcgacactctcacccttcaactgagccttggccttacatatcatcatatcatcataatcatcgtatcatcgtattagtcacaattacttctcCTCCTTCAAATTATCgtttttcatcacttataaaaatttaatcatataataatcatttttcttttaaaccaagtatGCAACGTAACTTTTAGCATTatcgttttatcataaaattccataaacatttaaaataagcatattatcattatttacagcatttagggcactgccaaaacgcttactatttttcaggtgtaaaatgactgttttacttCTCGACGTAAATttttcgattttgacttttGGTTGACCCTAGACCATCCCAAACAATTTtttagcttaaattaaatttcttatgattttatttagcttaaattcatggcttttgatttaatttcataattattaatttgtagAGCGTTTTAGTCCCGAATTAATTCAtactttaatattaaatttcaaaattttaaacatagactttttattgcctaaaatacccttgtgagccatgagccacccccgtggatcCACGGTTCAAGCCCTAGCCTTTTAAACCCCATATTCGAACTCTAACATGCAACACTCGAGCCATCTTACCATTTAGTCGAACCAcacccaagccaccttgagccaacccGTTATCAGCCAACCAAGGAACCCTACTGGACCCACTGGACCAATCCTAACCCGCTGCAGGCCCCTGCACGATGCACACGAGCCGCGCGAGTTCCCCACAAGCATAGGTCTCCTTTCCCTTGACTAGGACTCTTCGCCCAAGCCGTCTCCCGAGCCCAAACCTTCTGGACTAACCCTGGACGACCCTGAGACCTAGTCTAGACCACCCTGCTTAGGCCTGAACCCACTAGGCAGCACGTTATTTTCTTTGGAAGAGTCCAAGCGATCATGGACTCTTCCGTAGCGACCAGCCGTGGGTCCTAGCAGGGCTACGACCCTTCCAGCCCCTTAACCATGACCCTCACTGAGCCCCAGCCCAGCCCTGGCCAAGCCCTCGGTGCAAAACCCCTTAACCGAACCCTTGTGAACCATTCATGCAATATTTTCGTTCGTGCCTTCTCTTATGCATTTGCAGCCTTCGGTTTAGCACCTATGGACCCTATTTGTGTTGGAGAAACGTTCCTCAAAGATTtcctaacatggcagccccttcacgcAATAATATCGTGTGTtttaaatcatgaaatcatAAGTTATTCACATGTCAAGGcattaaaacaaaattaatcATAAGGTAAACATGATTTTCATTCAAACATAATTCAAACacgtaatatggtgtgatatatGAGGAAAAAAAAGTTTATGGTAAGCCTTTGCATATATTACGCACGACCAATATGTTGAgatacgaagaacgacgacgaacgGAGGACCCTTGCTGATATCCTTCAAGGAAACGTGATTTTCCCTTGCTGAAATTTCGTGTGTGCTGTGTTTGAGGGCTGCTAGGAGtcttgtgtgtgttgtgtgtttgtTGGGCGTGGGTATGAAGGGTTATGGGGGAGGGTTTGGcctatttaattgttttaacctCCTACTACAAGCCTAGCAGGCCATTAGCATGGTACAATAAGCCCAATAAGCTCATtagtttatatttaaaatatttcgtttaggaaagttcatgaaaatattagccgagttctcgaaaaattcatattttaatcgaaaatcgaataccgttaaaaattacgtctcagcgtataaaatcaactcaaaactccttattcttaaaaatatcataaatcatcaaccttatttcaaataattaaaaacaattatttaataaaattcttttctaattttcagtcatcggtctccgttcctcgatcgcatctcgaataaccttttaaaaacatattttacaTGTATTCGTGTAGAAAGTACATTTTATACATGTAATCATGCACATCATAttcaatttatgcaattaatactatttaattagttattttCCATTTTCCTCATATTTGcgtgcagttggattacgtcattttatttttggaccttacatgcATACTCCTGAATTATTAAATGGAATTAAATATTCCGGAGTTCCGAACCACGAGCTAAATTTGAAGGTTGGCACTCCTGTCATGTTTTTACCGAACATAGGCCATTTTCTTGGACTATGGTATGATACTAGATTGATTATCACGAAGCTTGGAAACCATGTCTtggaaggaaaaaaaatttaccGGAATTAATGTGTGTCATAAAGTGTTTATTCCAAAAATGCTTTTAATTCTATCTTATTTGAAATTTCCTTTCAAGTTCCAGCGAATACAGTTTCCCTTAATTGTTTCATATGCAATGACAATTAACAAAAGTCAAGTACAATCATTATCACATGTGAGGCTTTTTTGGAGGAAATCTGTTTTCAGTCATGACCAGTTGTACGTCGTTGTATCAAGAGTACAAATCCCAAgagtgttaaaattttaatatgtgATAATGACGACAACGGAAGAAACTAAATACAAATATTGTATTCAAGaaagtttttcaaaatttataataacTCTTTCACAATATTTTTTTTCGTTTTAGTCAATGTTATTTTAGATTTTGTATTTACGTTTTGATTACAAACTTAAATTCTCGTACTCTCCAATTTTTTATGGTTATATACATAATACAATCCGTGCATCGCAATGTGAAATACTAGTATAATATAATTCCAAGCCAGCCCGATTTCCTTTTTTAAAATCTTCTTGATCGAAcgtatttttagtatttttttaattatctcaTCAATAACTTTAGTGCGTCTCTTTCAAACTCAAATATAGAAATCATGTACGTGAAGTGAATTTTTGTGAGGACTGGATTATACGTGATTATTAACGGACGtacattaattattttatgtgtATAGAGCATATTGATTCCTTTTACGTACCATGGCAAGATTGGATAATATATCAGTGCAAATTAATTATACTGTATAATATTTTGCATCATAGATAGATTTTTAAAGAAACGGTTTCATAACATATTATGATCCTAGGAACAATACAAAGCTAGCTATCTCAAGTAATCAATGTTCAAATATATATTGATCTGGATTGAGGTCGAGTTTGCAAAGCTAGGCGTGTTGATTTTGAATGGATCATTACAGGCCAAGTTGGTGAGGGATGTGAGCCTGTTTTAGCCACTGCGCACCCTGAAGGAACGCCGCTACGGTGTACCTGGTGGCTTCCTGTGGGCTGAGGACCTTGAAATGCTTGAACATCCTGCTTCTTCCGGCAGTGTTGGCGCCAGGGCCACGGTTTGCAAACTCGTAGTATTGGCAAGTGTTGTGAAAGAAGTAATTGGGGTCGGTTGTGCTCCATGGCATCCAGCCCTCGGGGCGGATCAGGTCTCCCAATTCACTCTGCATCACCACTGTCAAAGATTGTGCCTTCCATGGACGGCCCAGGTATGAGGGGATTTGGAACCTGACGGGGAATAGTTCCTTCTCTGGAACAATCCTGCAGTTCTGGAGGACCAACCCGTTGCTTCCTCTGGCTACCTCTTTCCCATCGGCTGTGACGGTGTTGAATTGATTGGCATTTGGTCTCCTCACCACGATCAAGCTGTTTTGGATCACAGCATCCCCCATCCCGAAAATGAAGTCGATGGTGCCAGAGATGACGCAATCGCGGTAGAACTGTCGGGAAGTGTGATAGTACAGTGTATCTTGGTATCCCTCGATGTGGCAGTCGAATATGGCTGACATGTCACCGTTTATACGGAGAGCAACGGCCTGGTGCCCATCAGGACCAGCGGTGTTACGGAACGTCAATCTCCGGGCAATGAATCCAGGTGCGTTGTTAGCTGCATATATACAGAGAGaacattaatattaattattgttACCAGATAACAAACAGGAGTTGGAGTATCTGCATGCATTAAACTTACAGAATGTGGCAGTGTTCATTGTTCCTATCTTCATGATTCCAAAGTTTCTTTTCCCAGTGATAATGGTCTTTCCAGGGCCATCTCCATAGAGGAAGATATTGGGCTTGTTCTTGTCAATAACAATGAATTCGTCATAGATTCCGGTCTTCACATAGATGATGAATCTACCCTTATAGTTCTTGGGATATGCATTGATGGCACTAGCAACGGTCCTGAATTGTCCACTGCCGTCTTTGGCAACAACTACGTTTGGCCTGATGTGGCCTCCCCGCTGTGCTCTCAACAGCCTACGGTCGGAAGTGTCAAACCAGCTTGGGTAACTGTTCGATCCCATTAATCGACGAGCGTTGGGCCTGAGATTGATCGGAACATTGAAGGCCTTCAAAACTTCGGAGAGCTCAGCAACAATGTTGATAGCATTGTCAGTGAGCTGAGTGGCATTGATCATGCCATTCTCGATTGCCGATTTGTACTCGGGCTTCTCGATTTGGTCCATGCACGAGGACTGGAGGGCGTATACAGAGGTCATCCAGCTCCTTAGTTCGTCCGCACGATCCTGGAGCGTGTGCATATCACTATCCCCCACCATGGAATAGGATGCCTGTAGAGTGTCGATGGCCTGATCTAGCAACTCCTTGCAATCCTCCACAGCCATGTGGTTGTAGGGATCCGTTTCATTGTTGACGATGGTTTTACTGGTGACCTCGAAGGATTTCTGGACTTCCTCCAGAGTGGCCTGAATGGCTGCCATGATGTAGTCCTTGGGGGTGGCGGTCTCATTCCTGGCGACAGGTCCCAGGGTGCGGGTGCAAGCATCCTTGTAACTCGTGGGAGCGCAGATGGAGTCGATGGCCTTCATAGAGGCAGACGGGGACTTCCCGCTTTCATCGTTGGCGGAGTTTTCGCTGCTTCGCACCACCGCTACGACACCAATGACAGCCCCCACCACTAAGATCAGGGACACCACTGATATCCCTACTTTCTTTCCAGCTCCCATTTTTTTCCCTTGTTAATGAATCAATAAACCAATCCTATATAATCtatctatttttctttttctcttcgaAATTACTATGTATACACGAGATTAGCAAGCAAGCAAACTATAGCTTGCCCGGGATAtataatctatatatatatccctTTATTGATTGATGTTTAATCTTCAGAAGATAAGTAATTATAACGATTGAGGATATATTGTGGATGAATTTAGGGTTTTTATAGAATAGGAAGTAGATAATTTGAGTGTGAGTGTTAATGTTTCATGGCTTGCCTTAATTTGAGCCTAACATGATTACATACGTATGGTCTCAAAAAGGTCAAATGGTTGGCATTAATGGAAACATCGTCCAGAATCGACGGTAATGCACATTTCTTGCTCCAACACACAAATTATGATTCTCGGTTTTTCATTTCTTACCTCAAATTTCCACTACTCCAATTACTCCTTACCAACAAATTAAATCGATAATTTTCTTTATTAATTACTATTATATGTTATTAATTTgttattaatttaattacttttcAGATTATATGCACACGCATTTGTTTATTgaaatttatgtatattttataCACTAGCTTATCCATATTCCACGCATGCAACAAAAATAGAAGTTTTGTTTCGTGTTTTTGTTTTAGTAAAGAGAAATTTGGTTTTTGTAGCATGCATGTTATGGTTAATGTATATAATACCTCCagatattatataatatatatcatatatgtGTCTCTAGATTTTATACTTATATATTATACACACTATTTAGATATTTTTATCTAGAAGATTATAATGTAGAACCAAAATACATCATTATTTGTTAGAATAGTATCCAACGAGTCAATATATAGTTTGagttttattgactcttatgtaAAATATCATTATTTGAATAACATTTTACtggttttatccaattatgacgTTTATTTTATCTGTATATGCATGCATGCTAGctacatagataaagtctttgaatatatataggtaccatgaggtctccCTCTCAACATAAAATCACGAAACTTATTAGGATGAGTACCATATATTCTATATAGGTTCTTAGTTGATTTAGCCGCCTAAGATAAGGATAAATGTcgcttgagactagcatttaTGATGTAAACTTCATGTTTTATTGGTAAGGGTATAGAAATGTTCATTCATACATATGAGTGAAAATTTGATGATGCACTAAACAACCAtctctcggactttccaagtggttatcacttatcgagtgcaAAAGTCTGCGGTTATCATTGTACATCATTGGTCTTTTGATGACCCAGACAACGTGAAAACTCAACGTACTAACATatactttgatccgtttaccgactccattgagggtcatcgtGTTGGAGTACCATTTTCTCGCACTCGAGGCTCAGCGAAAgcttaaaatttttgtttcgACATTCAAAACGCTCCTTGGGCATCGTATcaatttaaaaattcataagTTGTTTAGAATTGTTACCTTTACATATTTAACAATGGACATCAAAC from the Primulina tabacum isolate GXHZ01 chromosome 8, ASM2559414v2, whole genome shotgun sequence genome contains:
- the LOC142553782 gene encoding pectinesterase 4-like — encoded protein: MGAGKKVGISVVSLILVVGAVIGVVAVVRSSENSANDESGKSPSASMKAIDSICAPTSYKDACTRTLGPVARNETATPKDYIMAAIQATLEEVQKSFEVTSKTIVNNETDPYNHMAVEDCKELLDQAIDTLQASYSMVGDSDMHTLQDRADELRSWMTSVYALQSSCMDQIEKPEYKSAIENGMINATQLTDNAINIVAELSEVLKAFNVPINLRPNARRLMGSNSYPSWFDTSDRRLLRAQRGGHIRPNVVVAKDGSGQFRTVASAINAYPKNYKGRFIIYVKTGIYDEFIVIDKNKPNIFLYGDGPGKTIITGKRNFGIMKIGTMNTATFSNNAPGFIARRLTFRNTAGPDGHQAVALRINGDMSAIFDCHIEGYQDTLYYHTSRQFYRDCVISGTIDFIFGMGDAVIQNSLIVVRRPNANQFNTVTADGKEVARGSNGLVLQNCRIVPEKELFPVRFQIPSYLGRPWKAQSLTVVMQSELGDLIRPEGWMPWSTTDPNYFFHNTCQYYEFANRGPGANTAGRSRMFKHFKVLSPQEATRYTVAAFLQGAQWLKQAHIPHQLGL